Proteins encoded in a region of the Perca fluviatilis chromosome 8, GENO_Pfluv_1.0, whole genome shotgun sequence genome:
- the LOC120564250 gene encoding zinc finger protein 629-like, giving the protein MDPDVTYQPSASIRGSEQVLAESVWRKSFSDLVKMTKVQMLRAFVNQRLTAAAEEIFGLFERTIAEYEEELEFSLKENHRQQKLLDAVLNPEVQIHRADVQQLSVVKAEVPPEQQEWHSSLDQEDPEPPPHIKEEQEELWISQEEEQLQGLEEADIKFLFTSVKSEEDDEEKAQSSQLHESQTEENREAERAEADGEDCEGPEPARNSDPDSPLQPATHDKTADSSESHTNDSADWEETREPQSGLNPLQNNEVAVSDVECNTGNTSVSSSECAGSFGPKKPLQNHSGVQTGGKPFCCSVCGKSFSLNKTLTNHMRLHSEEKRFTCSFCESHFSFSSELIRHMRIHTGEKPFSCLFCSKRFAHKQHLKRHLVLHTGEKSFSCSVCSKRFARSETLKQHMAVHMGEK; this is encoded by the exons ATGGACCCGGACGTAACTTACCAACCCAGCGCAAGTATCCGAGGGAGCGAACAGGTTTTAGCGGAGTCTGTCTGGAGGAAAAGTTTCTCAGATTTAGTAAAAATGACTAAAGTCCAAATGCTGAGAGCTTTTGTGAACcagcgactaactgcggctgctgaagagatatttgggctgtttgaaagaacgatagcagagtacgaggaggaacttGAGTTCAGTTTAAAAGAGAATCACCGACAACAGAAACTACTGGACGCTGTTTTAAACCCTGAAGTCCAGATACACAGAGCAG ACGTCCAGCAGCTGTCGGTGGTGAAAGcagaggttccccctgagcagcaggagtggcactccagtctggaccaggaggacccagagccccccccacacattaaagaggaacaggaggaactctgGATCAGTCAGGAGgaagagcagcttcaagggctggaggaggctgatatcaagTTCCTGTTCACTTCTGTCAAGagtgaagaagatgatgaagagaaagctcagtcctcacagcttcatgaAAGCCAAACTGAGGagaacagagaggcagagagagcagaagctgatggagaggactgtgaaggaccagaaccagccaggaactcagaTCCAGATAGTCCTTTACAACCAGCTACTCATGACAAGACTGCAGACTCGTCTGAATCTCACACTAATGACAGTGCAGACTGGGAGGAGACTAGGGAACCTCAGTCAGGTTTAAACCCTCTGCAAAACAATGAAGTAGCTGTAAGTGATGTGGAATGTAATACTGGAAACACATCAGTTAGCTCCTCTGAATGTGCTGGAAGCTTTGGCCCCAAGAAACCTCTGCAGAACCACTCTGGAGTCCAAACAGGAGGGAAACCATTTTGTTGTTCAGTTTGTGGTAAAAGCTTCTCGCTGAATAAGACCTTAACGAATCACATGAGACTTCACTCAGAAGAAAAACGTTTCACCTGCTCATTTTGTGAATCACATTTCTCTTTCAGTAGCGAATTGATtagacacatgagaatccacacggGGGAaaaaccatttagttgtttgttttgtagtAAAAGATTTGCACACAAGCAACATCTGAAACGACACTTGGTCCTCCACACAGGGGAGAAATCTTTTAGTTGTTCAGTTTGTAGTAAAAGATTTGCTAGATCTGAAACTCTGAAACAACACATGGCCGTCCACATGGGGGAGAAATAA
- the LOC120564237 gene encoding zinc finger protein 250-like isoform X1, with the protein MCKVQMLRALVEQRLTAAAEEIFGLFERTIAEYEEELCRSKEKNERQQKLLDAVFSPQLRLHRAELPQQHVCKEEEVLSDQELNMPVITSVVSEANSDHQLLFHNSHEAESHDQKGGKHGDSGSTGNAEPEPKKRQQLPQQHVCKEEEVLSDQHLCIQERNSSLDPEPPQIKEEKEELCTSQKGEQLVLKQETDTFMLTPTYEESDHSEGQTLNFNPDDDTLSAAEKESLASMPVITSVVSEANSDHQLLFHNSNEAESQDQKGGNYDSGSTRHAEPEPKKRRCKSRSNSDNVDNTNMSEIHPNTQTDVQQLSVVKAEVPPEQQEWSSSLDQKDPEPPPYIKEEQEELRTSQEGEQLQELEEADIKFPFTPVPVKSDEDDEEKAQSSQLHESQTEENREAERAEVDGEDCGGPEPAKNSDPDSPLQPATHDKTSDSSESQTDASGDLEETREPQSGLNPLQNNEVAVSDVECNTGNTSVSSSECAGSVGRKKHLQKPSGVQTGVKPFSCSVCGKRFPLKKTLTSHMKLHSEENSSTCSVCKASFFKPSNLVVHMRIHTGEKPLSCSVCKKTFADPSNLKRHLVVHTGEKSFSCSVCDKRFKRKSDVKRHLAVHAKKKPFSCSVCDKRFSLKKTLTNHMKLHSEGKCLTCSVCKAIFGQRSYLVKHMRIHTGEKPFSCSVCDKTFTQQTHLRRHLAVHTGERPFSCSVCGKRFALKQTLRQHLTVHTGEKPFSCSVCSKRFTQKQTLREHLAVHRGEKPFSCSVCDRRFARRQHLKRHMVVHRSAESEFP; encoded by the exons AGCTCCCACAGCAACATGTCtgtaaggaggaggaggttctCTCTGACCAGGAGCTCAACATGCCAGTTATAACCTCTGTGGTATCAGAAGCAAACAGTGACCACCAGCTCCTCTTTCACAACTCTCATGAAGCTGAGAGCCACGATCAGAAAGGAGGCAAGCATGGAGACTCAGGATCAACTGGAAATGCAGAGCCAGAACCAAAGAAGAGACAAC AGCTCCCACAGCAACATGTCtgtaaggaggaggaggttctCTCTGACCAGCACCTCTGTATTCAGGAGAGGAACTCCAGTCTGGACCCAGAGCCTCCACAGAttaaagaggaaaaggaggaatTGTGCACCAGTCAGAAGGGAGAGCAGCTTGTACTGAAGCAGGAGACTGATACCTTTATGTTGACTCCAACTTATGAGGAAAGTGACCACAGTGAAGGTCAGACTCTGAACTTCAATCCTGATGATGACACTCTAAGTGCAGCAGAGAAAGAGTCTTTAGCCAGCATGCCAGTTATAACCTCTGTGGTATCAGAAGCAAACAGTGACCACCAGCTCCTCTTTCACAACTCTAATGAAGCTGAGAGCCAAGATCAGAAAGGAGGCAACTATGACTCAGGATCAACTAGACATGCAGAGCCAGAACCAAAGAAGAGACGATGCAAGAGCAGAAGTAACAGTGACAACGTAGACAACACTAACATGTCAGAGATTCACCCTAATACTCAAACAG atgtccagcagctgtcgGTGGTTAAAGcagaggttccccctgagcagcaggagtggagCTCCAGTCTGGACCAGAAGGACCCAGAGCCCCCCCCatacattaaagaggaacaggaggaactcaggaccagtcaggagggagagcagcttcaagagctggaggaggctgatatcaagTTCCcgttcactcctgtccctgtgaagagtgacgaagatgatgaagagaaagctcagtcctcacagcttcatgaAAGCCAAACTGAGGagaacagagaggcagagagagcagaagttgatggagaggactgtggaggaccagaaccagccaagAACTCAGATCCAGATAGTCCTTTACAACCAGCTACTCATGACAAGACTTCAGACTCCTCTGAATCTCAGACTGATGCCAGCGGTGATTTGGAGGAGACTAGGGAACCTCAGTCAGGTTTAAACCCTTTGCAAAATAATGAAGTAGCTGTAAGTGATGTGGAATGTAATACTGGAAACACATCAGTTAGCTCCTCTGAATGTGCTGGAAGCGTTGGCCGCAAAAAACATCTGCAGAAACCCTCTGGAGTCCAAACAGGAGTGAAACCATTTAGTTGCTCAGTTTGTGGTAAAAGATTCCCTCTGAAGAAAACCTTAACCAGTCACATGAAACTTCACTCAGAAGAAAATAGTTCAACCTGCTCAGTTTGTAAAGCAAGTTTCTTTAAGCCTAGCAATTTAGTTgtacacatgagaatccacacaggtgaAAAACCATTAAGTTGTTCAGtttgtaaaaaaacatttgcagacCCTAGCAATCTGAAACGACATCTGGTTGTCCACACAGGGGAGAAATCTTTTAGTTGTTCAGTTTGTGATAAAAGATTTAAACGAAAGTCAGATGTGAAACGACACTTGGCTGTCCACGCAAAGAAGAAACCATTTAGTTGTTCAGTTTGCGATAAAAGATTCTCTCTTAAGAAGACTTTAACAAACCACATGAAACTTCATTCAGAAGGGAAATGTTTAACCTGCTCGGTTTGTAAAGCAATTTTTGGTCAGCGCAGCTATTTGGTtaaacacatgagaatccacacggGGGAAAAACCATTTAGTTGTTCAGTTTGTGATAAAACATTTACACAGCAAACCCATCTAAGACGACACTTGGCTGTCCACACGGGGGAGAGACCATTTAGTTGTTCAGTTTGTGGTAAAAGATTCGCACTAAAGCAAACTCTGAGACAACATTTGACTGTCCACACGGGTGAAAAGCCATTTAGTTGCTCAGTTTGTAGTAAAAGATTTACACAAAAGCAAACTCTGAGAGAACACTTGGCTGTCCACAGGGGGGAAAAACCATTTAGTTGTTCAGTTTGTGATAGAAGATTTGCACGAAGGCAACATCTGAAACGACACATGGTCGTCCACAGAAGTGCTGAATCTGAGTTCCCTTGA
- the LOC120563735 gene encoding zinc finger protein 79-like: MTKVQMLRALVEQRLTAAAEEIFGLFERTIAEYEEELCRSKEENERQQKLLDAVFSPQLRLHRADHTVIPPTPDKVAPPPPLLIQEEICSEICQSTERFTQSLGGLSEVPPPSPIYASSCCQTSPDDVQQLSVVKAEVPPEQQKWSSSLDQEDPEPPPHIKEEQEELRTSQEGEQLQELEEADIKFPFTPVPVKSEEDDKEKVQSLQLHETKTEDNREAERTEADGEDCGGPEPAKNSDPDSPLQPATHDKTSNSSESQTDASCVLEETREPQSGLNPLQNNEVAVSDVECNTGNTSVSSSECARRKKPLQKNSGVQTGGKGGKTYCCSVCGKGFAHPCTLRQHLTVHTGEKSFSCSVCDRKFALKQHLTRHLASHTGEKLFSCSVCDKRFAQKHYLNRHLASHTGEKSFSCSVCDKRFAQSKNLKRHLASAHTKKKPINC; the protein is encoded by the exons ATGACTAAAGTCCAAATGCTGAGAGCGTTGGTGGAGcagcgactaactgcggctgctgaagagatatttgggctgtttgaaagaacgatagcagagtacgaggaggaactttgtcgttcaaaagaggagaacgagcGACAACAGAAACTACTGGACGCTGTTTTCAGCCCTCAGCTTCGgttacacagagcag ACCACACTGTGATCCCGCCCACTCCTGACAAAGTGGCCCCGCCCCCGCCGCTTCTCATCCAGGAGGAGATTTGTTCTGAGATCTGTCAATCGACGGAGCGGTTCACACAATCGCTGGGCGGCCTCTCTGAAGTCCCGCCTCCCTCGCCCATCTACGCCAGCAGCTGCTGCCAGACCTCGCCTGACG ACGTCCAGCAGCTGTCGGTGGTGAAAGcagaggttccccctgagcagcagaagtggagctccagtctggaccaggaggacccagagccccccccacacattaaagaggaacaggaggaactcaggaccagtcaggagggagagcagcttcaagagctggaggaggctgatatcaagTTCCcgttcactcctgtccctgtgaagagtgaagaagaTGATAAAGAGAAAGTTCAGTCCTTACAGCTTCATGAAACCAAAACTGAGGataacagagaggcagagagaacagaagctgatggagaggactgtggaggaccagaaccagccaagAACTCAGATCCAGATAGTCCTTTACAACCAGCTACTCATGACAAGACTTCAAACTCCTCTGAATCTCAGACTGATGCCAGCTGTGTTTTAGAGGAGACTAGGGAACCTCAGTCAGGTTTAAACCCTCTGCAAAACAATGAAGTAGCTGTAAGTGATGTGGAATGTAATACTGGAAACACATCAGTTAGCTCCTCTGAATGTGCCAGACGCAAGAAACCTCTACAGAAAAACTCTGGAGTCCAAACAGGAGGGAAAGGAGGGAAAACATATTGTTGCTCAGTTTGTGGTAAAGGATTTGCACACCCTTGTACTCTGAGACAACACTTAACTGTCCACACTGGGGAGAAATCATTTAGTTGCTCAGTTTGTGATAGAAAATTTGCACTAAAGCAACATCTGACACGACACCTGGCTTCCCACACTGGGGAGAAATTATTTAGTTGTTCAGTATGTGATAAAAGATTTGCACAGAAGCATTATCTTAATCGACACTTGGCTTCCCACACCGGGGAGAAATCATTCAGTTGCTCAGTTTGTGATAAAAGATTTGCACAAAGTAAAAATCTGAAACGACACTTGGCTtccgcacacacaaaaaagaaaccAATAAATTGTTAA
- the LOC120564237 gene encoding zinc finger protein 436-like isoform X2: protein MPVITSVVSEANSDHQLLFHNSHEAESHDQKGGKHGDSGSTGNAEPEPKKRQQLPQQHVCKEEEVLSDQHLCIQERNSSLDPEPPQIKEEKEELCTSQKGEQLVLKQETDTFMLTPTYEESDHSEGQTLNFNPDDDTLSAAEKESLASMPVITSVVSEANSDHQLLFHNSNEAESQDQKGGNYDSGSTRHAEPEPKKRRCKSRSNSDNVDNTNMSEIHPNTQTDVQQLSVVKAEVPPEQQEWSSSLDQKDPEPPPYIKEEQEELRTSQEGEQLQELEEADIKFPFTPVPVKSDEDDEEKAQSSQLHESQTEENREAERAEVDGEDCGGPEPAKNSDPDSPLQPATHDKTSDSSESQTDASGDLEETREPQSGLNPLQNNEVAVSDVECNTGNTSVSSSECAGSVGRKKHLQKPSGVQTGVKPFSCSVCGKRFPLKKTLTSHMKLHSEENSSTCSVCKASFFKPSNLVVHMRIHTGEKPLSCSVCKKTFADPSNLKRHLVVHTGEKSFSCSVCDKRFKRKSDVKRHLAVHAKKKPFSCSVCDKRFSLKKTLTNHMKLHSEGKCLTCSVCKAIFGQRSYLVKHMRIHTGEKPFSCSVCDKTFTQQTHLRRHLAVHTGERPFSCSVCGKRFALKQTLRQHLTVHTGEKPFSCSVCSKRFTQKQTLREHLAVHRGEKPFSCSVCDRRFARRQHLKRHMVVHRSAESEFP, encoded by the exons ATGCCAGTTATAACCTCTGTGGTATCAGAAGCAAACAGTGACCACCAGCTCCTCTTTCACAACTCTCATGAAGCTGAGAGCCACGATCAGAAAGGAGGCAAGCATGGAGACTCAGGATCAACTGGAAATGCAGAGCCAGAACCAAAGAAGAGACAAC AGCTCCCACAGCAACATGTCtgtaaggaggaggaggttctCTCTGACCAGCACCTCTGTATTCAGGAGAGGAACTCCAGTCTGGACCCAGAGCCTCCACAGAttaaagaggaaaaggaggaatTGTGCACCAGTCAGAAGGGAGAGCAGCTTGTACTGAAGCAGGAGACTGATACCTTTATGTTGACTCCAACTTATGAGGAAAGTGACCACAGTGAAGGTCAGACTCTGAACTTCAATCCTGATGATGACACTCTAAGTGCAGCAGAGAAAGAGTCTTTAGCCAGCATGCCAGTTATAACCTCTGTGGTATCAGAAGCAAACAGTGACCACCAGCTCCTCTTTCACAACTCTAATGAAGCTGAGAGCCAAGATCAGAAAGGAGGCAACTATGACTCAGGATCAACTAGACATGCAGAGCCAGAACCAAAGAAGAGACGATGCAAGAGCAGAAGTAACAGTGACAACGTAGACAACACTAACATGTCAGAGATTCACCCTAATACTCAAACAG atgtccagcagctgtcgGTGGTTAAAGcagaggttccccctgagcagcaggagtggagCTCCAGTCTGGACCAGAAGGACCCAGAGCCCCCCCCatacattaaagaggaacaggaggaactcaggaccagtcaggagggagagcagcttcaagagctggaggaggctgatatcaagTTCCcgttcactcctgtccctgtgaagagtgacgaagatgatgaagagaaagctcagtcctcacagcttcatgaAAGCCAAACTGAGGagaacagagaggcagagagagcagaagttgatggagaggactgtggaggaccagaaccagccaagAACTCAGATCCAGATAGTCCTTTACAACCAGCTACTCATGACAAGACTTCAGACTCCTCTGAATCTCAGACTGATGCCAGCGGTGATTTGGAGGAGACTAGGGAACCTCAGTCAGGTTTAAACCCTTTGCAAAATAATGAAGTAGCTGTAAGTGATGTGGAATGTAATACTGGAAACACATCAGTTAGCTCCTCTGAATGTGCTGGAAGCGTTGGCCGCAAAAAACATCTGCAGAAACCCTCTGGAGTCCAAACAGGAGTGAAACCATTTAGTTGCTCAGTTTGTGGTAAAAGATTCCCTCTGAAGAAAACCTTAACCAGTCACATGAAACTTCACTCAGAAGAAAATAGTTCAACCTGCTCAGTTTGTAAAGCAAGTTTCTTTAAGCCTAGCAATTTAGTTgtacacatgagaatccacacaggtgaAAAACCATTAAGTTGTTCAGtttgtaaaaaaacatttgcagacCCTAGCAATCTGAAACGACATCTGGTTGTCCACACAGGGGAGAAATCTTTTAGTTGTTCAGTTTGTGATAAAAGATTTAAACGAAAGTCAGATGTGAAACGACACTTGGCTGTCCACGCAAAGAAGAAACCATTTAGTTGTTCAGTTTGCGATAAAAGATTCTCTCTTAAGAAGACTTTAACAAACCACATGAAACTTCATTCAGAAGGGAAATGTTTAACCTGCTCGGTTTGTAAAGCAATTTTTGGTCAGCGCAGCTATTTGGTtaaacacatgagaatccacacggGGGAAAAACCATTTAGTTGTTCAGTTTGTGATAAAACATTTACACAGCAAACCCATCTAAGACGACACTTGGCTGTCCACACGGGGGAGAGACCATTTAGTTGTTCAGTTTGTGGTAAAAGATTCGCACTAAAGCAAACTCTGAGACAACATTTGACTGTCCACACGGGTGAAAAGCCATTTAGTTGCTCAGTTTGTAGTAAAAGATTTACACAAAAGCAAACTCTGAGAGAACACTTGGCTGTCCACAGGGGGGAAAAACCATTTAGTTGTTCAGTTTGTGATAGAAGATTTGCACGAAGGCAACATCTGAAACGACACATGGTCGTCCACAGAAGTGCTGAATCTGAGTTCCCTTGA